A segment of the Deinococcus depolymerans genome:
CGACGCCTCTCCTTTGTTCAGCTCCCGTGCCTGGACGCGGCGAAACTCCTCGCTCCCGGCGGTGCGCAGGATGTGCATGGTCTTCTCGGCCCGTCCGATCTCAGCCAAAGCCTGGTGCACCCGGTTCTGTCGGGCGTAGGATCCCAACCGGTGCAGGATCAGCGACGCTGTCGCTGTTCCTGTCTGAATCGAGGCCATCACCCGCACCACCTCATCCCAGGCCTCGCGGACGACGTGCGTTTTGATGGTGCCCTTGAGAATCGGGTCGAGGTGCTCGTAGACCTTGCTCCGGTCGAGCTTGTACAGGGTCTGCTCGTGCACGTTGGCAATGCGAGGTGCGAGATCCCTGGCGAGCAGCGCAGCAGAAGCCATGACCACCTCCGAAAAGCCGTGCGAATCGGTGAAGACCCGCCCCGGATCAAGTTCAGTGCCATGGTCAAGCAGACCGTCCAGCACGAAAGTCGCCTCCCGTAGCCGCACCGGAATGGCCTGCTGGTACAGGCGCAGGGACGTGTCGGTGGTGTGAACATACATGTTCACACCACGTCCGCCGAGCAGGTGGCTGTAGTCCGCCGCGAGAATGTTCACTGGGACGTAGAACCGCATGCCGTCCGCGCTGCACGTGTCCCCAGTGCCGTAAACGGCGGCCATCGGCAACTTCGAGGCGAAGTTCACCAGCTCGACACTGGCAGTTCTGAGGGCGTCCTCGGTGAGGAGTCCATCAGCAGCGGCAGTGATTTCGCGCACCGACAACCCGGAGGCCGAGGCCATCCGGGCTGCCCCAATGTTGCAGCCCACCGCGATCAGAGCGGCAAGGGCGTTGCGCCGCTGGACGCCGCGCGGCCAGGGCGATTTCTCGCCGTCCGGCAGGAAGGCCCTGAGTAGGTCCATCCGTGCGTCAAGGTCGATCACGATGTCTACCAGTTCGCGGGCCGGAAGGTGCCGTTCGATCAGCGCTTTGGCTGCCCGAGCGGTGGACTGAATCCCCGCTGTCCGCAGGGCGGCCAGCTTCCACTCGCCCTTGGCTGCATCGATCCGCAGTGCCTCGTTGCGGGGAACTCCGGTGTTGACGGCGCCGGTGACCGCGTGCAGCCGCTGATCCAGGTTCTCCAGATACGTGGCCGCGTCCAGTGGAAGGTTCAGCTGCGCGTAGTGCGCTTCCCGGTCACTCTGCCAGCGGTCCTTGGGGATCAGGTAGTCCTCAAAGTCTGCCCACTGGCGGGAATGCTGCACCGTGACGTCTCCGGCCTTGAGCTTCTCGACCAGGGTCGAGAGCAACGCCAGTTCGTAATGTGGACGGGACACCGCAGTGTGCCCACCCTGCCGGGTCAGCACGCAAGGCTGCCACTTTGGTGGCAGCCAGCCGGTCGGCACGTCGTCCCCGAGTTTGCGTTTGCCAGACGCATTGAAGGTGCGCAGGTGGACGACCGCCTGACCGATCAGGCTGCCTTCCGCCCACTGGAACGGCATCACCCGGAGCAGGGTCGGCGAGAAACGCCGGGTGTAGTCCCACGACGACTCGGTCAGTCGGTAGTACGACCCGTCTCCCTCCCGCAACTGTCGACTGCCTTCGACCAACCGGGTCAGTTCTTCGCGGGGATACCGCTGGATGATCTCGGACCGCAGGCCAGGGTCGGGGATCGCCTCGTCGAGGGTCAGCGTCCCGAGCACTTCGAGCACCTCCACCGCTCGACTGCGGGCCTCCTGACTGGCCTGAAACAGCTGCTGGCGGCGTTTTCTGGCTTTGTTGTGGATGTCGTTCATCACCTTGTCGAGAGCGTTGACTACCGCGTCGGTGGTCACGGCGGTTGCCATCGACAGGAAGCACAGCAGCACGGCCCGCCGTTTGGACGGCGGGAAGCGCCGCAAGCTCCAGGCGTCGTACCGGTAGCCCCACAGTGCCAACTGCCGACGCATCTCGGGGGGTAGAGTATGGACAGCCGGCCAGTTGGAGAGCCCCAGTTCCAGCAGGGTGGTGAGGCGCGCCAGCAGGAACAGCAGGGTGTCGGCCGATTCCTTCTTGGCCGGGAGTTTCAACGCCTCGATCGGTGAGCGTGGCCAGGCGGACTCCTGATTGTCCCCGGCACCCAGCAGCGCGTCGAGTTGACTTTCCTGCTCTGCTTTCAACTCCCGGGTCAGTGTGAGGTAGGTGGCCTCCAGGGCGGCCTCGCGGGCGCTGGCGATCAAGTCACGGAGGGTGGTGCGGCCCGGCCGCACCACCCGGTGAGCGAACAGCCAGCCGTGGCCGGACTGACGCAGCGATTCCGTTCGTGGCGTGCTTCGGGCCACGACGCTCAGGTGGGCCGCGAGTCGTTCGCGCTCGACCTCTCCGCAGCGCACGTACCCGAGGTACGTGCGGATCCGTTCCAGGTGCGTATGCCGGGTGTTCTCGTCGCTGGGGTAGCCGTCCAGGCCGATCGACAGCAGGCCCAGCTGGGATGCCAGAGTGTCCCGGATCTCGTCCGGCACGTCAATCAGGTTGGACAGGAAGAACCCATAGCTCCGCAGCGTGCACAGCTGGACGGCGAATCCGAGACGGTTGACTGGTCCCCGGCAACGAGCGACTTCGCTCAGGTCAGTGTCGTTCAGCAGAAACTGCTGCTGAACCAGGGCCTCGCCCAAGCCTTCCGGGAGGCGATCGCTTCCCCGCTCGCCCTCTGGGAGGTTTGACATCCAGCGGCCTAGCGGCGCTCGAGCGCTTTGAGGTACTGGTCACCCATGTTCTTGGCGCTGGTCTGGGCATAGATCTGGGTGGTGGTGATGCGCTTGTGGCGCAGGAACTTCTGGACCTGATCGAGTGGCATTCCCGCGTCCAGCAGCAGGGTGGCGACACTGGCCCGCAGACGGTGCGGGGTCACGACCTTTTCGATCCCGGCGCTAACGGCGGCATCGTGCACCACCCGTTGCACCATCCGCGGCGTGTACCGGGCAGAACGATTGCTTTCGAATAGGGAGCCGCTCGAGCGGCTCCCCAGATGGGTGCGCAATTCCTGCGCGAGGCTCGGCAATACCGGCACGTAGCCATCACTGCCGCCCTTGGCGTGCAGGATCCGGATCTGTGGCGGATCGAGGTCGAGGTGCAGATCGGCCACCGTGAGGTTCACAAACTCGCTGACACGCGCGCCGCTGTAGAACAGCGTTTTGAGCATCAGACCGTAGCGTGGAGCACGCCGGTAGGCGTGCTCAATCAGCCGTTCGACTTCCTGGTGACTGAGGCGCTCCACGGTGCGTTCCCGGTCGCGCGGTGGGTGCAGATTCAGCGCTCTGCGGGTCTGCTCCACCACGTGCTTGGTCTGGTCGTAGCTGAGGTGATGTTTGCGCCAGAGTTTGACTGTCTCCAACACCACGGCCCGCAAGTCGGCCGAGTTCGCAGTCTCTGGTTGACCGCGAACTCCGGCCGACTTACGGGCCGATTCAGTGGGGTTCATGCCTCAGTGTAGGCAAAAAGTTCGCAGTATGGTTATTCTGCGAACTCTTCCAATCTCCTTAAAGATGTCCGTCCTCGTCTCAGTGCTATTTCAGTGCCCTCTTGATCCAGGTGTTGAAATAGGCCTGTGTGGCCGCGAGGGTAAACGCAGCACAGGCCGCTACGAACCAGTACCTTGCGCTTCCCCCGGTTTCCAGGAGTGCCGTCATGGTTGGGCCAGACACCATGGCAGCCAAGCCCCAACTCGTTCCGTACACGGCGAAGTACCGTGCCCGGGCCTGAACCGGTGCAATGCGGGCCACCACCGAATACGCATGTCCCAGCAGGAGAAGATCGCCCACGCTGGCCACGACGATCGCCCAGGCAAGTTGTCCGATGGTCTGGCTCATGGCTGACGCGAGGAAGCCCAGACCGACCATCACGTAGCCCCAGATCAGGGCGGAAAGAGGCTGACGGAGCACCGCCGGACCACGCTGTAAGATCGGCTGTCCCAGGGCGATGATCGCGGCAGAGAGTGCCAGTAGGAGGCCTGCGTCTGCGGCGGGTGCGCTGTAGCGGAGTACTGAAAACGACAGGACGGCGGGGACCTGCAGGTAGACGCTGGCAAACACAGTATTGATGCCGAAGAGCCCCAGCAGAAGGGGGTCGCGCCACGGCCTGGCCGCCGAATCCAGACTGGCCTGCTGTT
Coding sequences within it:
- a CDS encoding Tn3 family transposase, yielding MGEALVQQQFLLNDTDLSEVARCRGPVNRLGFAVQLCTLRSYGFFLSNLIDVPDEIRDTLASQLGLLSIGLDGYPSDENTRHTHLERIRTYLGYVRCGEVERERLAAHLSVVARSTPRTESLRQSGHGWLFAHRVVRPGRTTLRDLIASAREAALEATYLTLTRELKAEQESQLDALLGAGDNQESAWPRSPIEALKLPAKKESADTLLFLLARLTTLLELGLSNWPAVHTLPPEMRRQLALWGYRYDAWSLRRFPPSKRRAVLLCFLSMATAVTTDAVVNALDKVMNDIHNKARKRRQQLFQASQEARSRAVEVLEVLGTLTLDEAIPDPGLRSEIIQRYPREELTRLVEGSRQLREGDGSYYRLTESSWDYTRRFSPTLLRVMPFQWAEGSLIGQAVVHLRTFNASGKRKLGDDVPTGWLPPKWQPCVLTRQGGHTAVSRPHYELALLSTLVEKLKAGDVTVQHSRQWADFEDYLIPKDRWQSDREAHYAQLNLPLDAATYLENLDQRLHAVTGAVNTGVPRNEALRIDAAKGEWKLAALRTAGIQSTARAAKALIERHLPARELVDIVIDLDARMDLLRAFLPDGEKSPWPRGVQRRNALAALIAVGCNIGAARMASASGLSVREITAAADGLLTEDALRTASVELVNFASKLPMAAVYGTGDTCSADGMRFYVPVNILAADYSHLLGGRGVNMYVHTTDTSLRLYQQAIPVRLREATFVLDGLLDHGTELDPGRVFTDSHGFSEVVMASAALLARDLAPRIANVHEQTLYKLDRSKVYEHLDPILKGTIKTHVVREAWDEVVRVMASIQTGTATASLILHRLGSYARQNRVHQALAEIGRAEKTMHILRTAGSEEFRRVQARELNKGEASNDLSRFLFFGQEGALRGREFGDQAQSFSALAVLHNAVVAWNMIEVEGVVARLRAAGHDLPDEVLGLTTPLLR
- a CDS encoding tyrosine-type recombinase/integrase; its protein translation is MNPTESARKSAGVRGQPETANSADLRAVVLETVKLWRKHHLSYDQTKHVVEQTRRALNLHPPRDRERTVERLSHQEVERLIEHAYRRAPRYGLMLKTLFYSGARVSEFVNLTVADLHLDLDPPQIRILHAKGGSDGYVPVLPSLAQELRTHLGSRSSGSLFESNRSARYTPRMVQRVVHDAAVSAGIEKVVTPHRLRASVATLLLDAGMPLDQVQKFLRHKRITTTQIYAQTSAKNMGDQYLKALERR